In Halomicrobium zhouii, the sequence GTTCTTCGAGACCGAGCGGGAGAAGCGCACCTACCTGCTGAAGTTCACCGACATCCTCCGGGAGAACGAGCTGACGACGCTGATGACCAACGAGCAGGGCGCCGTCTTCCCCGATACCGAGATCGGTCTGGAGAACTACCTCACCGACGGCAACATCTACCTCATCCAGACGCCGACGGACTCGGGCGTCAACCGCTACCTCTGGGTGGCGAAGATGCGCAAGCAGAACATCGAGACGGACATCTACCCGATGGAGATCGACTGGGGCGGCATCAACGTCCACGAGAACGCGAGCGCCTTCTCCATGATGGGTGAGGGCGACTCTCCGATATAGGGTCTCTAACCGGTTATTAATTGGAAAAACGGGACGTATCGGTCTCCTAATCTGGCCATGGGAAGGACTCGCGCCGAAGCGGCCATCCGCCAGTATCGGGCGGTATCACCGGCGATAGCTTTATAGTAGACAGAATATATCATTTGATAACCGATGGCTTCAGTGGATATTTTGCAAACGCTCGGGAACAAATACAGTGCCGAGATTCTCGACGCCACGGACGAGCCAGCCTCCGCCCAGGAACTCAGCGACGAACTCGGCATCCCGATCGCCACGTGTTACCGACGCATCGACGAGCTCACGGAACACGACCTCCTGGAACTGCACGACAACATCCTCTCGGACGACCGCCGGCGGATCAAGGTGTACCGACGGAACGTCGAGGAGGTCCGCGTCGACTTCGACGAGGAGCTGACGGTCCACATCGAGGAACGGACGGAAGTGACGAACAAGCTCGACGAGGCCTGGCGGACCCTCTCCGAGAGCT encodes:
- a CDS encoding ArsR/SmtB family transcription factor, coding for MASVDILQTLGNKYSAEILDATDEPASAQELSDELGIPIATCYRRIDELTEHDLLELHDNILSDDRRRIKVYRRNVEEVRVDFDEELTVHIEERTEVTNKLDEAWRTLSES